AGCAATATCGGTTATTGTGATTGCAATTATTTTTGCGCTTCACCGTCGTTTTACTCACTACTTCAGGAAGGAATGATAGGTGGAGCAGGCCAAGCTCGGAATAATAGAGGAGTTGGGCCTAGCTGATTTGCTTTCAGATGTCCGTGAGATAAAAATAGGCACGCCTTATGGGCCGTCTCCAACCATTTCAGTGGGGAAACTTGAGACCAGAGAAGCGGCAATTCTACCACGTCGTGGGCGTTACTCAATTCCCCCACATAAAGTTAACTATCGTGCACTTATTTGGGCTTTACATAAGCTGGGAGTCGAGAGAATAATTGCAGTTCACTTTGTCGACTCGTTAAATCCTCGAATCAAACCTCAGGCCTTAGTCATTCCAGATGACTTTATCGATTTTACAAAAACTCGTTCGGTGACTTTCTATGATGCGGCACCAACTATGCGGATTGATAGTTCTCATCCGTTTTGCCCTGAGTTGAGAGCCGCTTTAATCCATGCTGAGAAATCCATTATTGGTAAGGCGTGGGGTAAAGGTGTATGCGTGTGTAGCGATGGTCCACGCTACGAAACCCCTGCTGAAGTTCGGATGTTTCGTGCTCTGGGCGGCGATTTAGTTGGCACTACAGTCTCACCTGAACCAATCTTGGCTCGAGAGCTTGAAACCTGTTATGTTGCGGTTTGCTTAGTTTGCAATTTGGCTGCCGGAATCCCTGGAAGGCTAACGATGGAGGAGGCTATGGTCGCGAGGCAGAATGCGACAAATGAGTTGCGGCAAATAATAAAAGAAGCGGTGAAAAATATTCCAGAAAAGAGAAATTGTCCTTGTCCTCACGCGTTGGAAGGTGCTAGAGTCTGAGGTTTAGGCTGTGTTAGAGTTTTCTCATTACGTTAATAAGGCGTTTCGGAAGCTTTTTGAAAATAGGTTAACTTACGGAATCTATGAACGGATTCTTTGGCGGCAAATTAAAGACGGTCCTAAACCGGAGCATGTAGGTATAATTCTGGATGGTAATCGGCGCTGGGCATCTGAGCACGGTCTTCCAGTGTGGATGGGTCATGAGGTTGGAGCAAATAAAATTGAGGACCTCCTTGATTGGTGCTGGAAACTTGGAATAAAATCCGTAACAATCTATGTCTTCTCTACTGAAAACTTTGCCAGATCAAAAATTGAAGTCGATGAGATCATGCGGCTTGCCGTATTGAAATTAAGGAAGATTTTGGATAATGGGCGTATTCATAAGAATAGAGTTCATATCAAAGCTATTGGGCGCATTGATCTTCTTCCTGAACCAGTGAAGGACTTAATCCGACAAGCTGAGGAGGCTACTAAAACCTATGACCAGTTCTACTTGAACATTGCAATGGCCTATGGCGGAAGGGCTGAACTTGTCGATGCGATGAGGAAGATTGCGGAAGAGATA
This genomic stretch from Candidatus Bathyarchaeota archaeon harbors:
- a CDS encoding S-methyl-5'-thioadenosine phosphorylase (Catalyzes the reversible phosphorolysis of 5'-deoxy-5'- methylthioadenosine (MTA) to adenine and 5-methylthio-D-ribose-1- phosphate) produces the protein MEQAKLGIIEELGLADLLSDVREIKIGTPYGPSPTISVGKLETREAAILPRRGRYSIPPHKVNYRALIWALHKLGVERIIAVHFVDSLNPRIKPQALVIPDDFIDFTKTRSVTFYDAAPTMRIDSSHPFCPELRAALIHAEKSIIGKAWGKGVCVCSDGPRYETPAEVRMFRALGGDLVGTTVSPEPILARELETCYVAVCLVCNLAAGIPGRLTMEEAMVARQNATNELRQIIKEAVKNIPEKRNCPCPHALEGARV
- the uppS gene encoding di-trans,poly-cis-decaprenylcistransferase, which gives rise to MLEFSHYVNKAFRKLFENRLTYGIYERILWRQIKDGPKPEHVGIILDGNRRWASEHGLPVWMGHEVGANKIEDLLDWCWKLGIKSVTIYVFSTENFARSKIEVDEIMRLAVLKLRKILDNGRIHKNRVHIKAIGRIDLLPEPVKDLIRQAEEATKTYDQFYLNIAMAYGGRAELVDAMRKIAEEIKDGVIMPEQIDEGVIEQHLYTAFLPKSDPDLIIRTSGEERLSNFLLWQSAYSEFLFLDVFWPDFRRIDLWRAVRTFQRRRRRFGR